The Desulfomonile tiedjei genome includes a window with the following:
- a CDS encoding efflux RND transporter periplasmic adaptor subunit, whose translation MRLSVRRVMWVWWVLLCVLPAQLPALAQEERKATPPPVSAPGAVSGSDSDLEAEALKDLNLSRSEGISAVIYPYQSATVGTEVRGIVDSVNFKEGDSVSKGSVVAEISKARYASMVGEFRGNYDAVVRSLNRAREELTVQEELYDKRATTYDDLLKARSQVQVLEARKEEALNKLKQAELNLDACVLKAPFSGTVAVLYHEPFEAVDNLEKVFGLIDTAKVYARANWPESRLSELATGKKAAFHYEGKAYEGVIEKISSLIDPASKSKRVHILIDNPKGKLEVGMSGAVSLADAKKLSMGTTTPPEEN comes from the coding sequence ATGAGACTATCTGTTCGGCGTGTGATGTGGGTATGGTGGGTTTTACTGTGTGTCCTTCCCGCGCAACTTCCGGCGCTCGCGCAGGAGGAGCGAAAAGCGACTCCCCCGCCTGTGAGCGCTCCCGGCGCGGTTTCCGGCTCCGACTCGGACCTTGAAGCGGAGGCCTTGAAAGATCTCAACCTGTCGCGTTCCGAAGGGATAAGCGCCGTGATTTATCCCTATCAATCAGCCACTGTTGGAACCGAGGTTCGAGGCATAGTAGACAGCGTGAACTTCAAAGAAGGCGACAGCGTTTCCAAAGGTTCCGTGGTGGCCGAGATCTCCAAGGCAAGATACGCCTCCATGGTCGGGGAGTTCCGAGGCAACTACGACGCGGTTGTTCGGAGTCTGAATAGAGCACGCGAAGAGCTGACAGTCCAGGAAGAACTCTATGACAAGCGCGCAACCACGTACGATGATCTGCTCAAAGCGCGATCCCAGGTTCAGGTCCTGGAAGCCAGAAAGGAAGAAGCGCTAAACAAACTCAAACAAGCGGAATTGAATCTCGATGCTTGTGTGTTGAAGGCCCCTTTTTCCGGAACTGTCGCGGTGTTGTATCATGAGCCTTTCGAGGCGGTGGATAACCTTGAGAAGGTCTTTGGCCTCATCGACACTGCCAAAGTGTATGCGCGTGCGAACTGGCCGGAGTCCAGGCTGTCGGAACTTGCTACAGGCAAGAAGGCGGCTTTTCATTACGAGGGCAAGGCGTACGAAGGGGTGATCGAGAAAATATCCAGCCTCATTGATCCTGCATCCAAGAGCAAGCGCGTTCACATTTTGATAGACAACCCGAAGGGCAAACTGGAGGTGGGCATGTCGGGCGCGGTGAGCCTGGCGGATGCCAAGAAGCTCTCAATGGGGACTACGACGCCTCCTGAAGAGAACTGA
- a CDS encoding TolC family protein produces the protein MVLELYRARPLVVANHGKTDLGVHDCIRLALENSLDLQTAIWDEQVKGQVALASRMRMYPRLEAGFLLSQRDRPLFSRSDVIDNEGAYEVVGPGPLTGVTNFSTGRERFQRTWQAQALWSPMDAMMARYLSVVRHNEVGYSGYQRVRVAQQLIGTVAGAFYRLLALSEALPKAEALESHRRSIVRDLGSLSKRQLVSSEEFLTAQSQLAEAQNQTAEVRLNIGRQKELLAVAMNICPDSIFKVMGQMMPLPEFFLEPCKLEAAALMNRPEAYQADLTHVSSIADQKRLLVKFFPRVEGFIGYFRDENKFLLNKNWIDGGMRITWDLMDFTANMLEHGAAKSRVAKTDRERAVISLGIISQVRLKTLEAMRALERFRKNSELRTQAKEALRVAREVEEAKDKRALPRVMRIATEKASCNLLQMEIDQLVALGEVHAAAADVEAAVGTNYPVTNVNMPHVPLGHPPAVARPVGVIKRAASFVGGFLPH, from the coding sequence ATGGTCCTTGAACTGTACAGGGCTAGGCCTCTGGTTGTAGCCAACCACGGCAAGACGGACCTCGGCGTGCACGATTGCATAAGGCTTGCTCTGGAAAACAGCCTGGACTTGCAGACGGCAATCTGGGATGAACAGGTCAAGGGACAAGTCGCCCTCGCCAGCCGCATGAGGATGTATCCCAGGCTGGAGGCAGGCTTTCTGCTTTCACAGCGCGATCGCCCACTCTTTAGCAGGAGCGACGTCATCGACAATGAAGGGGCCTATGAGGTGGTCGGCCCCGGACCTCTCACAGGTGTCACAAATTTTTCCACGGGACGGGAGCGCTTCCAACGGACTTGGCAGGCACAAGCGCTTTGGTCACCCATGGATGCCATGATGGCGCGCTATCTATCGGTGGTGAGGCATAACGAAGTTGGCTATTCGGGCTATCAACGGGTCCGAGTGGCCCAGCAACTCATCGGAACGGTCGCGGGGGCATTTTACCGACTGCTTGCCCTATCGGAAGCATTGCCCAAAGCCGAAGCGTTGGAATCGCATCGGCGAAGTATTGTGCGAGATCTGGGGAGCTTGTCCAAGCGTCAGTTGGTCTCCAGTGAGGAGTTTCTGACAGCCCAATCCCAATTGGCCGAAGCCCAGAATCAAACTGCGGAGGTACGCCTCAACATCGGCAGACAAAAGGAATTGCTCGCCGTCGCGATGAATATTTGCCCGGACAGCATTTTCAAAGTGATGGGCCAAATGATGCCCCTACCGGAATTCTTCCTGGAACCGTGCAAACTGGAAGCCGCTGCCCTGATGAATAGACCGGAAGCTTACCAGGCGGACCTAACCCACGTCAGTTCCATAGCCGACCAAAAACGATTGCTTGTAAAATTCTTCCCCAGAGTGGAGGGCTTCATCGGCTATTTTAGAGACGAGAACAAATTCTTGTTGAACAAGAACTGGATAGACGGAGGAATGCGGATCACCTGGGACCTCATGGATTTTACGGCGAATATGCTTGAACACGGGGCCGCCAAAAGTCGTGTCGCAAAGACCGACCGTGAACGAGCGGTAATTTCCCTAGGAATAATATCTCAAGTAAGATTGAAAACACTGGAGGCAATGAGGGCCCTGGAAAGGTTCCGAAAGAACTCCGAACTGCGAACCCAGGCCAAAGAAGCCTTGCGCGTGGCAAGAGAAGTCGAAGAAGCCAAGGACAAGAGAGCCTTGCCGCGGGTGATGCGTATCGCGACGGAGAAGGCTTCGTGCAACCTGCTGCAAATGGAGATTGACCAACTTGTTGCACTGGGTGAGGTTCACGCGGCCGCGGCCGACGTTGAAGCCGCTGTTGGCACCAACTACCCGGTAACTAATGTTAACATGCCTCACGTCCCCTTGGGTCATCCACCGGCCGTCGCCAGGCCTGTTGGCGTCATAAAGCGGGCCGCAAGTTTTGTTGGAGGATTCCTGCCACATTAA
- a CDS encoding biotin/lipoyl-binding protein, which translates to MKEARPRFRPDVAKHSYDEKHGGQTIVLEDPVANKFFRISPYEFELLRVLDGTLTVSEALEKLKLHGRYFTATHAAKLVEQFSRAGLLLGTGYGTSKVQTIFKNRMDSELNKRSIFKLYYLYIPLINPDSFLEKTLPTWRLLVNRFTATLFFMLIPGAAYLLLSGVSRLQDEFLFFFNLQNLFVLWIAIALVKLVHEFSHAYTAKSLGLRVPEMGVAFLIFFPCLYCNTTAAWQLADRRQRMSIALAGIISEMVLAVVSTYIWYFSKPGLLNSTAFYLMAISVISSLLFNGNPLLKFDGYFVLIDWLRMPNLQSKAFNYLRYLFLNRGLGIESVNIASTPLRDRAIYLAYGVSAALYRIFLYAGIIAGVYFRFDKTVGVILGALAFVLFVVRPLARSVTNLAKRTSEMNYRPRGILSIVALAAVILLLLMLPWSDRSVYPCYLESAMTRQIVIPAEAPVAEVYARQGDRIQEGQTILKLDPTPLQYGLKDKQAERLLVKKEISIIESSQKDLSRLPIKYIELSQLDDSVKQIEEDLKNIDWKAPFGGAVTKLAPTLQRGARPGKGTVVGEMASPTACEILGLVPEVDVQGMIQGGQVEVWFPIGTGVTFSLSVREVSPFKTEDLEGSPLSSRFGGEIATEVKGESGKDSPLEPHYICKLDFANKQGIPLGMIGRMVVKQPPRSAIGRMVNAAYRTFHREIVF; encoded by the coding sequence ATGAAAGAAGCCAGACCAAGATTCAGACCTGACGTTGCGAAACATTCGTATGATGAAAAGCATGGTGGGCAGACGATTGTTCTGGAAGATCCCGTGGCCAATAAGTTTTTCCGCATTTCTCCTTACGAATTTGAGCTTCTTCGAGTCCTCGACGGCACTCTCACGGTAAGTGAGGCGTTGGAGAAGCTCAAACTTCATGGCCGCTATTTTACAGCGACCCACGCGGCGAAACTCGTGGAGCAGTTTTCCCGTGCGGGTTTGCTGTTGGGAACAGGGTACGGTACGTCGAAAGTTCAGACCATTTTTAAGAATAGAATGGACAGCGAACTCAACAAAAGATCCATTTTCAAACTTTATTATTTGTATATCCCATTGATCAATCCGGACAGCTTCCTGGAAAAAACCTTGCCCACCTGGAGGCTCTTGGTCAATCGATTCACTGCGACGTTGTTCTTCATGTTGATTCCTGGTGCCGCCTATCTTCTTTTATCAGGCGTCTCGCGGCTGCAAGATGAATTCCTCTTCTTCTTCAATTTGCAGAATCTGTTTGTTCTTTGGATCGCTATAGCTCTCGTAAAGCTTGTTCACGAGTTTTCTCACGCATACACGGCAAAAAGCCTTGGTTTGCGGGTGCCGGAGATGGGGGTGGCGTTCCTGATATTCTTTCCCTGCCTGTACTGCAATACCACAGCCGCGTGGCAATTGGCCGATCGGCGCCAACGGATGTCTATTGCCCTTGCGGGGATAATCTCCGAAATGGTACTCGCTGTGGTATCCACTTATATTTGGTATTTTTCAAAGCCAGGGCTGCTAAACTCCACAGCATTCTACTTGATGGCAATCTCGGTGATTTCATCGCTGTTGTTCAATGGCAATCCACTCCTTAAGTTCGATGGCTATTTTGTCTTGATCGACTGGCTCCGTATGCCTAATCTACAGTCCAAAGCTTTCAATTATCTTAGATACCTGTTCCTGAATCGTGGACTGGGAATTGAGTCCGTCAACATTGCATCAACCCCACTGCGAGATAGGGCAATCTATCTGGCTTACGGAGTGTCGGCAGCCCTTTACAGAATCTTCTTGTATGCGGGCATAATTGCGGGAGTGTACTTCAGGTTCGACAAGACGGTCGGCGTCATTCTAGGGGCTTTGGCGTTTGTTCTTTTTGTTGTACGCCCTTTGGCGAGGTCCGTGACAAATTTGGCCAAACGCACCTCCGAAATGAACTACAGGCCTCGCGGTATATTGAGTATTGTGGCCCTCGCAGCCGTGATCCTCTTACTGCTGATGCTTCCCTGGTCCGACAGATCGGTGTATCCTTGTTATTTGGAATCCGCGATGACCCGGCAGATAGTCATTCCGGCGGAAGCTCCGGTCGCCGAGGTCTATGCCAGGCAAGGGGACAGGATTCAGGAAGGGCAGACCATCCTGAAGTTGGACCCTACCCCTCTGCAATATGGTTTGAAAGATAAGCAAGCAGAGCGATTACTGGTCAAGAAGGAGATATCCATCATAGAAAGCAGTCAAAAGGATTTGTCCAGACTGCCGATCAAATACATCGAGTTGTCGCAACTGGACGATTCCGTGAAACAGATCGAAGAAGATCTCAAAAATATAGACTGGAAGGCCCCTTTTGGGGGCGCAGTCACAAAGCTTGCCCCAACCTTGCAACGTGGAGCTCGTCCGGGCAAAGGTACGGTCGTTGGTGAAATGGCCAGCCCCACGGCATGCGAAATCTTGGGATTGGTGCCGGAAGTTGACGTTCAGGGAATGATTCAGGGCGGACAGGTGGAGGTCTGGTTTCCGATAGGAACTGGAGTGACCTTTTCTCTGTCTGTGAGAGAGGTCAGCCCTTTCAAGACCGAAGATCTGGAAGGGTCACCCTTATCCAGCCGTTTCGGTGGAGAGATCGCCACCGAGGTCAAAGGAGAATCCGGAAAGGATTCGCCGCTGGAGCCTCATTACATATGCAAGCTGGATTTTGCAAATAAGCAGGGCATACCTTTGGGCATGATCGGGAGAATGGTGGTCAAGCAGCCTCCCCGGAGCGCCATAGGTAGAATGGTTAACGCTGCGTACAGAACATTTCATCGCGAAATCGTTTTTTAA
- a CDS encoding efflux RND transporter periplasmic adaptor subunit: MNTPKQELAEEALDYRRKALAIGVELAKNAARARTLDELQFILVNDTRSLLPFDRALLIVHFEGKSALLATNNQPRIERKSDFVQRINEIAPALKGIREGMVMLAGTPVKGDLSPDLAAQLEDYMSYSKSSCVMVLPLLKYDDVVGHLVLEFFRDASPGEVEAFTLMNMLPFLASALTEKWMLAKDPKVRRAFFKTISAAGAEEAASRLSLKKKLALVAAVLLLLAMFVPVTLTVGGRADVAPDYEYFAYVQMDGIVDKVSAKEGDSVKKDQPLAELEAKEIDYKIREAKRLLESYKTEMEILRNLGAENPMKLAESQLVAIKSLRAKQELDFLNWQRQFLTIRAPVDGVILTKKAESLLGKKFKAGEPFCKIAPHDVMVAEVFVRESDISFVAVNQPGEVYFNFQPDRAHKFRVVSISPISETLERAGSVFRVRANFLGQLSDIKPGMQGIAHIDTDRVSMWFMLTRRIRARLNEVFLYF, encoded by the coding sequence ATGAATACTCCCAAACAGGAATTAGCTGAAGAAGCCTTGGACTATCGCCGAAAGGCACTTGCTATCGGGGTAGAGCTGGCGAAGAACGCTGCGCGGGCAAGAACGCTGGACGAATTGCAGTTCATCCTGGTAAACGACACCCGGTCCTTGCTTCCCTTTGATAGAGCGCTTTTGATTGTGCATTTTGAGGGCAAATCAGCCCTGCTTGCCACAAATAATCAGCCCCGAATCGAGCGCAAATCCGATTTCGTACAGAGGATCAACGAGATCGCGCCTGCGCTGAAGGGCATCCGCGAAGGTATGGTGATGCTTGCAGGCACTCCGGTTAAAGGAGACCTCTCACCGGATCTGGCGGCTCAATTGGAAGACTACATGTCTTATTCCAAGTCCTCCTGTGTCATGGTGCTTCCCCTGCTCAAGTATGATGATGTGGTGGGCCACCTGGTGCTAGAGTTCTTTAGGGACGCTTCGCCGGGCGAGGTCGAGGCCTTCACCTTGATGAACATGCTCCCATTTCTCGCTTCAGCGCTTACGGAAAAATGGATGCTGGCTAAAGACCCGAAGGTTCGCAGGGCTTTTTTCAAGACAATATCAGCCGCCGGAGCGGAAGAAGCGGCATCGAGGCTGAGCCTGAAGAAGAAACTGGCCCTTGTGGCGGCTGTCCTGCTTTTGCTTGCGATGTTTGTTCCCGTGACCCTGACGGTGGGAGGGCGGGCCGATGTTGCCCCGGATTACGAATACTTCGCATACGTCCAAATGGACGGAATTGTGGACAAGGTGTCGGCCAAGGAAGGCGACTCCGTAAAAAAAGACCAGCCCCTGGCAGAACTTGAAGCCAAGGAAATCGATTACAAGATTAGAGAAGCCAAGAGGCTCTTGGAGAGCTACAAGACCGAAATGGAAATTCTACGCAATTTGGGCGCGGAAAATCCCATGAAATTGGCTGAGAGCCAGTTGGTGGCCATCAAGAGCCTCCGGGCAAAACAGGAGTTGGACTTCCTCAATTGGCAGAGGCAGTTCCTTACGATTCGAGCGCCTGTGGATGGAGTGATACTGACCAAAAAGGCCGAGAGCCTCCTTGGGAAGAAATTCAAGGCCGGTGAACCCTTCTGCAAAATAGCGCCGCACGATGTCATGGTCGCCGAGGTTTTCGTCAGAGAGAGTGACATTTCCTTTGTGGCGGTCAATCAACCGGGAGAAGTATATTTCAACTTCCAGCCTGACCGAGCCCATAAGTTTAGAGTGGTTAGCATTTCCCCCATTTCCGAGACCCTTGAAAGGGCCGGCAGCGTCTTCCGGGTCAGAGCTAACTTTCTGGGCCAGTTGTCCGACATCAAGCCGGGGATGCAAGGAATAGCGCACATTGACACCGACCGAGTAAGTATGTGGTTCATGCTTACCCGCCGTATCAGAGCCAGGCTAAACGAAGTATTCCTCTACTTCTGA